Genomic window (Actinomycetota bacterium):
CCCTGCTGCGCATCACGAACCTTCTCGAGGAGCCGACCGAGGGCAGGGTCTTCTTCGAGGGCAAAGACATCACCGACATCAGAACCAACGTCAATGAAGTCCGCACGCACATCGGCATCGTCTTCCAGGGCTACAACCTCTTTCCTCATAAGACAGTCCTGGGCAACATCACCCTCGCGCTCGAGAAAGTTTTGAAGATCGATGAGGGCGAAGCGAAGGAGCGCGCGTTGGAGCAACTCAGGAACGTTGGGCTCGAGGAGAAGAGCGACGCATACCCGGCGCAACTTTCCGGTGGCCAGCAGCAACGGGTGGCGATCGCGCGGGCTCTGGCCATGCGACCGAAGCTGATGCTGTTCGACGAGGTGACGTCAGCGCTGGACCCAGAGCTGGTCAAAGAGGTCCTCGACACGATGAAGGAGCTCGCCGAAGAGGGGATGACGATGATGGTCGTGACCCACGAGATGGGGTTTGCGCGCGAGGTGGGGACGCGTCTGCTGTTCATGGACGACGGCCGGATCCTCGAAGACGGCGATCCGAAACGGATCTTCACGAATCCCACCGACGACCGCTGCAGAGACTTCCTGGCGCACGTCCTGTGACTGCGGGCGTCGCGACTGCCGATCCCGTGGTCGCTCTCGCCGGCGGGTCGGACTACCGGAGTCTGTACTACGCCTGGGAGCAGCGGCAGTGGGAGGCCGGTGCCATCGAGTTGGTCGCGGACGCCGCGGCGTGGTCGGAGCTCCCGCGCTCCCTACGGACGCGGCTCGAGCGCGCGGTGGAGTGGCGACAGCTCCGCGCCGAGACCGCCACGCAAGCGCTGGTTCGTTTCGTGGACGCGGCCCCCAACGAAGAACAACAGGTGTTCCTGACGACACAGCTGGTGGACGAAGCGCGGCAACTGGTGTTTTTCGATCGCATGCGAGGCGAGGTGATGCACGTACAGGGTGCTTCGATCGAGGCCAGGCGCCCGGACCCGCCACAGGCCGCCGCGACGAAGTTGGTGTTGGAAGACCTTCCCGCGACCGCAGCAACCCTGGCTACGCCCGCATCCGATCTCGGCGCCCTTGCGCGCTCGATCGTGCTTTACGAGGTCGTGATCGTGGGAGTGCTGGGTCTCGTGGAACAGCGCGCCCTGATGGAGCGCCTCAACAAGCTGGGAGCCCTTCCCGGGTTGCGCGAAGGGCTGGCTCTCACGGCTCGCGACGCCGAGCGTCACGTCGCCTTCGGGCTGATCTTCCTCGCCGAAGCTGTTCTCGTAGAAGCGCGAAACATGGCCCACATCGCGGCCGCGCTCAGCGACGCCCTGCCGCACGCGTTCTCGGCTCTTACTGCCGCCGACCAGAGCCCCTCCACGCGCAACGGCCCGGGTGACCTGGTGGGGTCGGCCCGGGCCGCTTTGGATCGTTGGTTCGCAGCGGTGGAGTTGAAGCTTCCGGTAGTGCTCTAGGGCGAGAGTCGCCCCGCGCCGCGCAGGTCGCCGGAGCCGAGGGTCGTCTTCTTCACCTCGCCGCGCGAGATGCGCCCGAACATCGTCAAGCCCCCGTGCGGGTCCGACAGGTCGTCCAGGCCCACCTGATGCCCGAGCTCGTGCGCCGCCACGTTCACGACCTGGTACTTCTTGTCGCCGCCGGGCTTGTTGGTCCACCCGTAATCCGTGCGGTTGAAGCGAAGGTCGGTCTCGAGGATGCGGGTCCCGCTGAACCAGGTGTAGTTGATCGCAAGCGCTCCCGAGCCGAGCGCGCCGAACTCGACGATGTTCACGTGGTCGTACTTGACCGTCTTTCCGGTGAGGCCGGCGAACTCGTAGGCGAAGTCGATCGAGTCCCTATTCGTGCAGCGGCTGTTGGAGGTGGGCCAGACCCCGTGCGCCGTGCGGAGCGCGCGCTGCGTGACGTAAATGCTGTTCTCGGCCGGCGTCGAGCTGCGGCGGAAACGCCACACGACCGGCATGTCTTGCGCGCTCCAGCTGCGGCCGGTGGGGACGAAGGTCGGGTCCGCGCACTCCTCCGCCTGGGCACCGCCCTCGCTGATGCCGGCTGCAACCGCGCTCTGCATCTCGACCGAGTGGTCCGGGTTGATGACGGCCGTGATCGCGTTGAACGCGGCGCCGCCGAGGACCAGAGGGTTCTCGACCGGGAAGTCCATGTGTAGCTCCAGGCCGATGCCCGGAGGTGGCGCGTCTACGTTGGCGATATCGAGCAGCTGCTCGAGGGTGAGGGAGGGGAGGTCGGTGCTTACCTGCGAAGAGGCCGTGGGCGCCCCCAGTGCACCGGCGATCATCGCTGCTGCAGCGATCGGAGCTGCGACTCGCCTGCCGAGTCCACCCTTCATTCGAACCCCCTTGTTCCCCGCGATTGCCGATGACTCTGCGTGAGTGTACTTCTGCGGAACGTATTCGTCTCCTGCCCCGCCCACCGGTTTTTTCTTCGCGTTCTGCGGTTGTCCGATACTGCCGGATATGTCCGTTCCCCCGCCGAGCTTGGCCGCCCTGATGGAGGAGGTGACCTCCTGTTTCGCCTGCCCCCGCCTCGTGGAGTGGCGGGAGAAGGTGGCGCGGGAGAAGCGTGCCTCCTTCGCGGGCCAGACCTACTGGGGGAGACCCGTCCCCTCCTTCGGCGACGCCGCGGCGAAGGTTCTGGTGATAGGCCTCGCCCCCGCCGCCCACGGCGGCAACAGGACGGGACGGATCTTCACCGGCGACCGGTCCGCCGACTGGCTGTTCGGCTCCATGCACCGCACCGGCTTCGCCAACCAGGCGCTCTCGGTCTCGGTCGACGATGGCCTCCGGCTGACCGGCGCATGGGTGACCGCGCCGGTGCGCTGTGCGCCGCCCGACAACAAGCCGACCATCGACGAGCGGGATACCTGCTTCCCCTACCTGCTGCGCGAGATGGGGCTGCTGCCAGAGGTGAGCGTGTTGATCGCTCTCGGCGGGTTCGCCTGGGACGCGGCGCTGCGCGCTGCGGTGGCGCTGGGCGAGGAGAGGCCGCGTCCCAAACCGCGCTTCGGCCACGGCCGCGAGGTCCCGCTGGGGCGCTACCGCCTGCTCGGGTGCTACCACGTCAGCCAGCAGAACACCTTCACGGGCCGGCTCACGGAGCGGATGCTGGACGACGTCTTCCTGAGGGCGCGAGCACTGGCCGAGCTCTAGCGCGCGGCTACTTCGCCTCGCTGGGCTCGAGCGACGGCCGCTCTCAGGCATACGAGGCCGCGGGGCCTTCGAACAGCGCCTCGAGGCGAGCAACCTCGGCCACGGGCGCGACCCTCTTGAAGACGCTCGAGAGCGCGTCCCACTCCTCCACGATCGTGGCGCCGATCTCGGATCCCGTAGCAGCGACGTGCAGTTCGATCACGCGCTTCAGCGATTCGAGCTGACCCTCGGTCGGTTCGTACGCCGCGACCAGCTGCCGGTTGAGGTTGGTTAGGAGCTGGTCGTCCGGGTCGTAGACGTAGGCCTCGCCGCCACTCATCCCCGCACCGACGTTCCGACCGGTGGGGCCGAGGATCACCACGGCTCCGGCAGTCATGTACTCGCACGCGTGGTCTCCGACGCCCTCTACGACCGCTACCGCGCCGGAGTTGCGCACCCCGAAGCGTTCGCCGGCGCGCCCCGCGACGAAGAGCTGCCCTCCCGTCGCTCCGTACAACACCGTGTTCCCCACCAGATACGGGTCACCGGCGTCGTTCGGTGGCGGCTTGATGACGACGCGGCCGGCGCCCATCGCCTTGCCGACGTAGTCGTTCGCCTCTCCGGTCAGGCGCAGCTCCACCGGACCGGCCAGGAAGGAACCGAAGGACTGACCCGCTTCCCCCTCGAATGAGGCCGTGACCCTCGCGCCGGGGGCGGCGTGGACCTCACCCGACGCGAGCGCGCAGCCGAGGCGCGCGCCGACCGTGCGATCGGCGGTGGTGATGCCGTAGGCGAGCTCCGCGACCCGTCCCTCCTGAAGCGCTTCGAGTGCTTCCTCGTAGAGGCGATCCCCTAGATCCGAGCGCGGCCTCTGCATGGGAAGCGTCCCGGTGAAGCTCGTCTCTCGTCCTGCCGGGTCGAGAAGCAGGGGGCCGAGCTCCAACCCCCCGGCGCCGACATCACGTTGTCTCAGAAGATCGGCTCGCCCTATGGCTTCGTCGACGGACCGGAGACCGAGCGACGCCAGCAGGAGGCGGACCTCTTCCGCCACGAGGGTCAGGTATCTCGCCACCATCTCGGGCGTGCCGGCAAACTTCGCCCGCAGCACCGGGTTCTGCGTCGCGATCCCGACCGGGCAGGTGTCGCGGTGACAGGTCCGGACCAGGATGCAGCCTTCCGCCACCAGAGCGGCGGTCCCGAAGGAGAACTCGTCGGCCCCCATCAGTGCGGCTATCACGATGTCGCGGCCCGTCTTCAAACCGCCGTCTACGCGGACCCGTGTCCGCCCTCGCAGCCCGTTCGCAACCAGCGCCTCTTGCACCTCGGCAAGACCGATCTCCCATGGAAGACCCGCGTTCTTGATCGACGACAACGGGCTCGCGCCGGTTCCCCCGTCGCCTCCCGCGACGTGCACCACCTCTGCAAGCCCCTTGACCACTCCCGCCGCGATCGTGCCGATGCCCTCGGACGACACGAGCTTGACGGACACCGCGGCGCGCGGGTTCGCCTGCTTGAGATCGAAGATCAGCTGCGCCAGGTCCTCGATCGAGTAGATGTCGTGGTGTGGCGGGGGAGAGATGAGCGCCACGCCCGGCACCGTGTGACGGAGGCGCGCTATCTCGACCGTGACCTTCTTGCCGGGGAGCTGTCCTCCCTCACCGGGCTTCGATCCTTGCGCCATCTTGATCTGGAGCTCCTTGGCGTGCGCCACGTAGGCGGGGGTGACGCCGAACCTCCCGGACGCGATCTGCTTGATGCCGGAGTTGCGCTCGTCGGTGTAGCGCTCGGGAGCCTCTCCTCCCTCACCGGTGTTCGCCATCCCGCCGATCATGTTCAGTGCGATGGAAAGCGTCTCGTGCGCCTCGGCCGACAGTGCCCCGTGTGACATCGCACCCGTCGAGAAGCGCCTCGTGATGGCGGCCGCCGGCTCCACCTTTTCGAGCGAGACAGGTTCCGCGGCCGCGACCAGCTCGAGGAGGTCGCGCGGCTCCGTCGGCGATCGCCCGTTCACCAGCGACGAGAACCTGCGGTAGGCGTCGTCGTCTCCTTTCGCCGCCCGCTGCAATGCGTGGGCCGCGTCCATCTCGGGGGTCTGGGCGCTGTCTTTCAGCCCGGCGCTCTCCTGCAACAGGTCGACGACATCGGGGTTGATCGCGTGGTACTCACCTCCGCTGCGGAACTTCACCACGCCGGTGTTCACGAGGGTTGGCCTCGCGCCGTAGGCGGCCTCATGACGCGCCAGCGCGTGGCCGGCGAGCTCTTCCAGCCTCAGCCCGCCCAGCGCCGACGACACTCCCCGGAAGCACAGCTCCACTACGTCTTGCCCCAGCCCTACCGCCTCGACGATCTGCGCGCCGCGGTACGAGTCGAGGGTCGAGATCCCCATCTTCGACATGATCTTCAGAACCCCGTCCTCGATGGCTTTGAAGAAGTTGCGCTGCGCTAGGTCGGCGGAGACACCTCCGCCCAGCCGTCCGGTCGCGGCCAGCGTCGCGATCGCCTCCAGCGCGAGCCGCGGACACAGCGCGTCGACGCCAAGCGTCAACAGACAGGCGGCGTGGTGCGCCTCGCGCGGCTCGTCCGAATCGACCACGAGGCTCGTTCGAGGCCGCAGCCCCGCGTTGAGCAGCGCGTGATGCACGGCGCCGGCAGCCAGCGCGATCGGGATCGTGACGCGCCGAGGTCCCGCGGCCGCAT
Coding sequences:
- the gltB gene encoding glutamate synthase large subunit: MSVTSHPQWERDACGIGFVADSRGRSSRAIVAAGLEALCRVKHRGALAADELTGDGAGLLLPLPHRLLGIDDRAGVAMMFIDPEREAGARAVVEDCCAQEGLLVERWREVPVDERALGDAAARSQPAILQAVVSRPVGTDEDEGERCAFRARRRIEQRVRDQGMRAYVASFSFRTITYKALCAADRLAEFYADLADEGCNGWFAIFHQRFATNTAPTWERAQPFRFVAHNGEINTIRGNVAWMKAREGNLGATELAPEELLRPVIDEHGSDSAILDEALEMLTRGGRGVAHAVSMLLPSPWEDDTATGQEVADFFHYHSCLVEPWDGPAGLVFTDGRRIGAALDRNGLRPLRVSICDDGLIACASEAGAVSTRGHGRVRRTKIGAGSLFLLDPAEGGTQSDAEIKSRLARRRPYGDWLAEHIVPKSSGTPLEARAAGADVTARQVAVGVTKEEVTVVLRPMATEGQEPTSSMGDDTPQPPLALFARPVFSFLKQRFAQVTNPPIDHLRERHVMSISTRLGPRGPLLHERPEAASLREYDSFLLFPDGIADLLHDGGFVLDATFDPVAGPGALARALVGLTEAALHAVSGGARHLVLSDAAAGPRRVTIPIALAAGAVHHALLNAGLRPRTSLVVDSDEPREAHHAACLLTLGVDALCPRLALEAIATLAATGRLGGGVSADLAQRNFFKAIEDGVLKIMSKMGISTLDSYRGAQIVEAVGLGQDVVELCFRGVSSALGGLRLEELAGHALARHEAAYGARPTLVNTGVVKFRSGGEYHAINPDVVDLLQESAGLKDSAQTPEMDAAHALQRAAKGDDDAYRRFSSLVNGRSPTEPRDLLELVAAAEPVSLEKVEPAAAITRRFSTGAMSHGALSAEAHETLSIALNMIGGMANTGEGGEAPERYTDERNSGIKQIASGRFGVTPAYVAHAKELQIKMAQGSKPGEGGQLPGKKVTVEIARLRHTVPGVALISPPPHHDIYSIEDLAQLIFDLKQANPRAAVSVKLVSSEGIGTIAAGVVKGLAEVVHVAGGDGGTGASPLSSIKNAGLPWEIGLAEVQEALVANGLRGRTRVRVDGGLKTGRDIVIAALMGADEFSFGTAALVAEGCILVRTCHRDTCPVGIATQNPVLRAKFAGTPEMVARYLTLVAEEVRLLLASLGLRSVDEAIGRADLLRQRDVGAGGLELGPLLLDPAGRETSFTGTLPMQRPRSDLGDRLYEEALEALQEGRVAELAYGITTADRTVGARLGCALASGEVHAAPGARVTASFEGEAGQSFGSFLAGPVELRLTGEANDYVGKAMGAGRVVIKPPPNDAGDPYLVGNTVLYGATGGQLFVAGRAGERFGVRNSGAVAVVEGVGDHACEYMTAGAVVILGPTGRNVGAGMSGGEAYVYDPDDQLLTNLNRQLVAAYEPTEGQLESLKRVIELHVAATGSEIGATIVEEWDALSSVFKRVAPVAEVARLEALFEGPAASYA
- a CDS encoding uracil-DNA glycosylase, which produces MSVPPPSLAALMEEVTSCFACPRLVEWREKVAREKRASFAGQTYWGRPVPSFGDAAAKVLVIGLAPAAHGGNRTGRIFTGDRSADWLFGSMHRTGFANQALSVSVDDGLRLTGAWVTAPVRCAPPDNKPTIDERDTCFPYLLREMGLLPEVSVLIALGGFAWDAALRAAVALGEERPRPKPRFGHGREVPLGRYRLLGCYHVSQQNTFTGRLTERMLDDVFLRARALAEL
- a CDS encoding amino acid ABC transporter ATP-binding protein: MVSMEGVHKWFGNLHVLKGIDFEIDQGQVVVVIGPSGSGKSTLLRITNLLEEPTEGRVFFEGKDITDIRTNVNEVRTHIGIVFQGYNLFPHKTVLGNITLALEKVLKIDEGEAKERALEQLRNVGLEEKSDAYPAQLSGGQQQRVAIARALAMRPKLMLFDEVTSALDPELVKEVLDTMKELAEEGMTMMVVTHEMGFAREVGTRLLFMDDGRILEDGDPKRIFTNPTDDRCRDFLAHVL